The following proteins are encoded in a genomic region of Zea mays cultivar B73 chromosome 9, Zm-B73-REFERENCE-NAM-5.0, whole genome shotgun sequence:
- the LOC100286060 gene encoding transcriptional regulatory protein algP precursor — protein sequence MAARATVVLYAALLCLLFATSSVAQSPAAAPAKAPPKPSKDTPTAAPSATPAAPAPKSSSKASSPSAAPAAAPTTPAPAAAPAKPQPKAPAPHTKAAAPAPAAAAPAPVATPPAATPPAAAPPAPVPEVPSAAPAPETKPAEAPAPAPAKKKKPSSSSKDKTKKKKGASAPAPAPVAKKPKTADAPTSAAEAPGPSGDAAAAADTAGAAGRTQAGVMVSSAVAVALGAAALLA from the exons ATGGCGGCGCGGGCCACCGTCGTCCTCTACGCCGCGCTCCTCTGCCTGCTCTTCGCCACTAGCTCCGTCGCGCAGTCCCCCGCGGCCGCGCCAGCCAAGGCGCCGCCCAAGCCCTCCAAGGACACGCCCACCGCCGCGCCGTCCGCCACCCCGGCTGCGCCCGCTCCCAAGTCCTCCTCCAAGGCCAGTAGCCCATCAGCAGCGCCGGCCGCCGCGCCAACCACCCCGGCCCCCGCAGCGGCGCCAGCCAAGCCGCAGCCCAAGGCCCCCGCGCCCCACACCAAGgccgccgccccggccccggccgctgCCGCGCCTGCGCCCGTCGCCACTCCCCCCGCGGCGacacctccggccgccgcgcctCCCGCGCCCGTGCCCGAGGTGCCCTccgcggcgccggcgccggagACCAAGCCCGCCGAggcccccgcccccgcgcccgccaAGAAGAAGAAGCCGTCGTCTTCCTCCAAGGAcaagacgaagaagaagaagggcgCTTCTGCCCCTGCTCCGGCCCCCGTCGCGAAGAAGCCCAAGACCGCCGACGCGCCCACGTCCGCGGCCGAGGCCCCCGGACCCAGTGgcgacgccgccgccgctgccgacaCCGCG GGCGCCGCAGGGAGGACACAGGCGGGCGTGATGGTGTCGTCGGCCGTCGCGGTGGCGCTGGGTGCGGCGGCTCTGCTCGCCTAG